From the genome of Tsukamurella pulmonis:
GGGACCCCATGGCCCCGGCGCCGAGGACGGCGAACCTCATTCCGTGACCGCCCGCCACTGCTCGGCGAAGGCGGTGAGCCGGTCGAGGTATCCGGGCGCGTAGATCGAGCGCGGCGCGACGACGGCCTGCGCGATCACGCGCGGGTCCGTGCTGCGGTACTCGATGTCGTCGCGGGTGAGGCTGTGCGTCGCGCCGGGGAAGGTCTGTTCGGTGAGCAGGCCGGGCCGCATCTGCGCGGCGTAGACGCGCGCGGTCTCCGCGGTGTCGACGTTGCGGTCGGCGCTGCCGAGGAGCAGGAGGGTGGGAACGCCGATCCGGTGGATGTCGGCCGTTGCGTCGGCGCGGAAGTTGCGCAGGACGAAGCCGTAGCGGTCTTCGCTCATCGGTTCCCCGTCGACCTTCGACTCCAGGTACTCGCGGTAGGTCGCGCCGCGCTCGAGCAGCGCGACGTTCGCGGCCCGCCGGGCGAGGACCTGCTGTCGTTCCTGATCGGACGCGTCGCGCAGGTCGCTGCGCAGGTTGAACCCGCCCTGCCGCAGCCAGTTCACCGCCGCGCCGACGAGGACGAGGAACCGCAGGTCCGGACGCTTCGCCGCGATCGGCGGCAGCACCCACCCGCCCTGGCTCACGCCCCACGCGCCCATCCGGGCCGGATCGATCTCGGGCCGGGTGCGCGCCCAGTCGAGGGCGGCGGCGACCTCGGCGCCGCGGTCGGCGAGGGACTGGTCCAGCCAGTTGCCCGGGGCGCCGCCGACCCCGGCCTTGTTCCACGCGAGGGTCGCGTACCCGGCCTTGGCGAAGGCCTCCCACAGCGGGCGGTAGGCGTCGTCGCGCGAGGCGTTCGCGGCACCGTCGCCGTGCACGAATACGACGAGGCCGTGGCGGCCCGTCGTGCCCTTGGGCGTGGTCAGCACGGCGTCGAGCCGACCGCCGGTATGCGCGTCGGCGGCCGTGCCGCCCGCGGCGAGCGCGTCGGTGACGGGAATGCTGACCCGCTGCTCGTCGAAGGCGAAGGTGTTCGCCACTGCGATCCGCACCCCGAGCGGCACCGTCAGAGCGGCGACGAGGGCGATGACGACGAGAGCCCACTGCTTCTTGTTCATGAAACGATCATATCAGTGACGATCGTTCAAAGTATGACCGTTTTGGGATCCGATAGAGTCGCCACATGCGAGGGATCATCCTGGCCGGCGGGACCGGAAGCCGGCTGCACCCGATCACCGTCGGCGTCAGTAAGCAGTTGCTACCGGTCTACGACAAGCCGATGATCCACTACCCGCTCTCGACCCTTATGCTGGCGGGAATCCGCGAGATCCTGGTGGTCACCACTCCCGCGGACGCCGATCAGTTCCGCCGGCTCCTCGGTGACGGCGCGCAGTTCGGCGTGCAGATCAGCTACGTCGTGCAGGAGCGGCCGGACGGCCTGGCGCAGGCCTTCGTCCTCGGCGCCGATTTCATCGGCGATCAGACCGTGGCGCTGATCCTGGGGGACAACATCTTCTACGGTCCGGGCCTGGGTACCCAGCTGCGCCGCTTCGACGGTGTCGACGGTGGTGCGGTGTTCGCCTACCGGGTGGCCGACCCGCGCGCCTACGGGGTCATCGAGTTCGACGATGCCGGCCGTGCGATCGGCTTCGAGGAGAAGCCGGAGCGGCCGCGCTCGCAGTACGCGGTGCCCGGCCTGTACTTCTACGACCCCTCCGTCGTCGAGGTGGCGCGGGGGCTGCGGCCCTCGGCACGCGGCGAGTACGAGATCACCGACGTCAACCAGCACTACCTGCGCGAGGGGCGGCTCTCGGTCGAGGTGCTCCCGCGCGGCACCGCGTGGCTCGACACCGGCACCTTCGACGCCCTCGCGGACGCCACCGGTTACGTGCGCGCCGTGGAACAGCGGCAGGGCACCAAGATCGGCGCGCCCGAGGAAGTGGCGTGGCGGTCCGGCTTCATCGACGACGCGCAGCTGCGCGAGCACGCGGACCGGCTCAGCAAATCGGGGTACGGCGCCTACCTGCACGGTCTGCTGGAGGAGGGCCGGTGAACGTCACGCCGCTGCCGATCACCGGCGCCTTCGTGCTCGACCCGATCGTCCGCCCGGACGCGCGCGGCGAGTTCTTCGAGCTGTTCAAGGCCTCCGCCTTCCGCGAGGCCACCGGCCATGAGCTCGTCGTCGCGCAGACCAACGTCTCGGTCAACCGCGTGGGTGCGGTGCGCGGCATCCATTACGCCGATGTCCCTCCGGGGCAGGCGAAGCTGGTGGCGTGTCTGCACGGCGCAGTCCTCGACGTGATCGTCGACCTGCGGGTCGGCTCGCCCACCTTCGGCGCGGTCGAGACGGTGCGTCTCGACGCCGAGGGGCACCGCACCGTCTACCTCGCGGAGGGGCTGGGCCACGGTTTCTGCGCCCTGACCGACGGCGCCGTCGTCGCCTATCACGTCTCCTCCGAGTACAACCCGTCCGCGGAGCACGGCGTCGACCCGCTCGATCCCGACCTGAACATCGCGTGGCCCGAAGAGGTTCCGCCGATCCTCTCCGAGAAGGACACGGCGGCACCGTCGCTGGCTCAGGCGCGGGCGGCCGGGGCCCTGCCCCGCTGGCTCGGCTGACCGATCACCCCGCCGCCGAACGGTTCTCCTGCGCCCGACGGCTGAGCAGCCTGCGCTCGCCCGCGTTGCGGGTGCGCCGCGCGGCCTCGTCGAACCGGTCCGCGGCCTCCGCGTGCCGACCGGCGCGCTCCAGCAGATCACCGTGGACGCTCGGCACAAGCGGCGCCTCGCCGAGTACCGCCGGATCGACCGCGTCGAGCACGGCGAGCCCCGCCTCGGGGCCGAAGGCCCGCCCATGCGCCACAGCACGATTGACCTCGACGACCGGCCCGGGCGCGGCGTGGGCCAGCGCGTCGTAGAGGCGCGCGATCCGGGCCCAGTCGGTGTCGGCGGGCGTCGTCGCGCGGGCGTGCTGCGCGGCGATCGCGGCCTGCAGGTAGTAGCGGCCCACCGGGATCCCGCGCGCGGCGAGTTCCTCGGCGCGACGCAGGGCGGTCAGGCCGCGCCGGATCAGGAGCCGGTCCCAGCGCTCCCGGTCCTGATCGTCGAGGAGGACAGGCGCGCCGTCGGCACCGGTGCGGGCGTCGAGGCGGGAGCCCTGCAGCTCGACGAGCGCCTGCAGCCCGTGCGCCTCCGGCTCATCGGGCGCGAGCCCGGCGAGCATGCGGGCCAGGCGAATCCCCTCCCGCGCGAGGTCGGGGCGCATCCAATCCTCGCCCGCGGCCGCGGAGTAGCCCTCGGTGAAGATCAGGTAGATCACCGCCATCACGTCGTCGAGCCGGCGCGTGCGTTCCTCGCCGGTGGGCAGTTCGAACTCGGCGCGGGCCGTGGTGAGTGTCTTCTTCGCGCGGGAGATGCGCTGCCCCATGGTCTTCTCTGGGACCAGGAAGCCGCGGGCGATCTCGGCGGTGGTGAGGCCGCCGACGACGCGCAGCGTGAGCGCCGCCCGCGACTCGGGGGTGAGCGCCGGGTGGCAGGACAGGAAGATCAGGCGCAGCGCGTCGTCTTCGATGAAGTCGACCTGC
Proteins encoded in this window:
- a CDS encoding alpha/beta hydrolase family protein, whose amino-acid sequence is MNKKQWALVVIALVAALTVPLGVRIAVANTFAFDEQRVSIPVTDALAAGGTAADAHTGGRLDAVLTTPKGTTGRHGLVVFVHGDGAANASRDDAYRPLWEAFAKAGYATLAWNKAGVGGAPGNWLDQSLADRGAEVAAALDWARTRPEIDPARMGAWGVSQGGWVLPPIAAKRPDLRFLVLVGAAVNWLRQGGFNLRSDLRDASDQERQQVLARRAANVALLERGATYREYLESKVDGEPMSEDRYGFVLRNFRADATADIHRIGVPTLLLLGSADRNVDTAETARVYAAQMRPGLLTEQTFPGATHSLTRDDIEYRSTDPRVIAQAVVAPRSIYAPGYLDRLTAFAEQWRAVTE
- the rfbA gene encoding glucose-1-phosphate thymidylyltransferase RfbA → MRGIILAGGTGSRLHPITVGVSKQLLPVYDKPMIHYPLSTLMLAGIREILVVTTPADADQFRRLLGDGAQFGVQISYVVQERPDGLAQAFVLGADFIGDQTVALILGDNIFYGPGLGTQLRRFDGVDGGAVFAYRVADPRAYGVIEFDDAGRAIGFEEKPERPRSQYAVPGLYFYDPSVVEVARGLRPSARGEYEITDVNQHYLREGRLSVEVLPRGTAWLDTGTFDALADATGYVRAVEQRQGTKIGAPEEVAWRSGFIDDAQLREHADRLSKSGYGAYLHGLLEEGR
- the rfbC gene encoding dTDP-4-dehydrorhamnose 3,5-epimerase, coding for MNVTPLPITGAFVLDPIVRPDARGEFFELFKASAFREATGHELVVAQTNVSVNRVGAVRGIHYADVPPGQAKLVACLHGAVLDVIVDLRVGSPTFGAVETVRLDAEGHRTVYLAEGLGHGFCALTDGAVVAYHVSSEYNPSAEHGVDPLDPDLNIAWPEEVPPILSEKDTAAPSLAQARAAGALPRWLG
- a CDS encoding RNA polymerase sigma factor; translated protein: MPAGTTAEAITATWRAESTRLIGALTRMTRSIQLAEDLAQDALVAALEQWPEKGVPDNPAAWLMTTAKRRGVDAIRRAENLRRKTEEIGRGLREDDVMPDLDAQVDFIEDDALRLIFLSCHPALTPESRAALTLRVVGGLTTAEIARGFLVPEKTMGQRISRAKKTLTTARAEFELPTGEERTRRLDDVMAVIYLIFTEGYSAAAGEDWMRPDLAREGIRLARMLAGLAPDEPEAHGLQALVELQGSRLDARTGADGAPVLLDDQDRERWDRLLIRRGLTALRRAEELAARGIPVGRYYLQAAIAAQHARATTPADTDWARIARLYDALAHAAPGPVVEVNRAVAHGRAFGPEAGLAVLDAVDPAVLGEAPLVPSVHGDLLERAGRHAEAADRFDEAARRTRNAGERRLLSRRAQENRSAAG